The window AACCGGATCAGGAAACTTCCGCAGGCACGACAGGAAGAGACCCTTGCACTCGATCTCTCGGAGTTCGGGTTCGAGAACAAGTACGTGATCCGGCGCAGTGACGGTACCTCGGTCTATGCAGCCCGCGACCTTGCATTCCATGCATGGAAAGGAGCGAACTTTGACCGGATGATCGATGTGCTTGGTGCTGATCACAAGCTGATTGGCGCCCAGCTCCAGTGCACCATGAAACTGCTCGGGGAGAAGGTACCGGAGATCGTCCACTTCGAGTTCGTATCCCTGCCAGATGGGTCGATGAGCACCCGGGCAGGCAAGTTCATCTCGGCCGATGACCTGATCACCGAGATCAACAAGCGGGCATTCGATGAAGTGACCGCACGGAGACCCGAACTCGATGAGCCGGCCCGGAGGGCAATTGCACAATCAGTCGGTCTTGCAGCAGTCCGGTATGATATCGTGAAGGTATCCCCCGAAAAGAGCACGGTCTTTGACTGGAAGGAAGCGCTGGACTTCGAGCGCCAGAGCGGGCCGTACATCCAGTACTCCCATGCCCGAGCCTGCAGTATCTTAGAGAAAGCAGGACCTTTTGAGGAATGCTACGATCTTGAGACACCGGCTGAGATTGCCCTTGCCAAACAGATTGCGAAGCTGCCCATGGTCATCGAACGGGTGATCGCAGAACTTCGTCCGCATATCCTTGCCACGTACTCCCGCGAACTTGCCGATACCTTCAACTCGTTCTACCACTTCGACCCGGTACTGAAGAGCGAGGGAAAAGTCCGCGATAGACGGCTTACCCTCGTGAAAGCAGCGCAGAACACCCTCAAAGAGTCGTTAGAGACACTTGGGATCGATGCCATCCGCACCATGTAATGCCCTGCGAAAGCAGGGATACCAGTTTTTTTCAAAGACTTCAGGCGCTGCTCTCAAGCCCTGCATGTGGTGCAAACGGGCACTTATGGGCGGTGACATGTGTTACAAGCACCAGTTCTATGGGATTGACAGCCACCGTTGCGTCCAGATGACCCCCACCCTGCGCTGCAACCAGCGCTGCCTATTCTGCTGGAGATCCTACGAAGAAGAGATGCCCGAGGAAAAGGAGTGCTCTCCGGAAACAATTCTGGCCGGATTACACAAGTTCCAGAAAAAAGCTCTTGCCGGGTACAATTCCATCCTCGATAATACAGTCACTTCCGAAAAGTGGCAGGAAGCCCTGGATCCAAAACACGTCGCGATCTCGCTCTCCGGGGAACCGACACTCTACAGCCAGCTCCCGGCGCTGATCGATCTCTTCAACGATAAAGGCTATACAACATTTCTCGTGAGCAACGGAACAAATCCTGACATGCTCCGGAGGTGCCACCCGTACCAGATGTATGTCTCGCTCGATGCGCCGGATCGGGAGACCTACATCGCGGTATGCCGCCCGGAGGAGGATTACTGGGAGCAGGTAAATGAGAGCCTTGCCCTGCTGGGAACGCGGCGATCCGCAGTGCGGATTACCCTTGTCAAGGGTCTCAACGATTTCTCTCCGGAAAAATACGCCGCGATCCTGCAGGATTCGGGCGCGTCATTTGTGGAAGTGAAGGGATATATGTATCTGGGATACAGTAGAAACCGGTTGGCTAGAGAGAACATGCCGGCGCATGAGTATGTACGATCGTTTGCAGAAAAGATTGCAGCAGCGTGCGATTACCGGTTTAAAGATGAGAATATTTTGAGCAGAGTGGTCTGCCTGGAGCGTATAACATGAGATTCAATCCCGAAGAATGGAAGCGAAAATCACGTGAGAATTTTGAAGGTGCATGGCATGAAGGGCCATCTGTAGTTACACCGCCGGGACATGCGGCAACATACCCATGCCTTACGTTCAAACGGGCCCAGGCGCACCCGATCTTTGCCACGATAAACCGGCTCCGCGAGACCTACCTTTCGCTGGGATTCGATGAAGCCGAAAACCCAGTCATCATCGAGGAACAGGACATCTACCGGCAGTTCGGCCCCGAGGCAATGGCCGTGCTCGACCGGGTCTTCTATCTCGGGGGACTTCCCCGTCCGAACGTGGGGATCGCCCGGAAACAGCTCGATGAGATCAATGAGATCCTGATGAGCCATCGGAGCCCGCTCGCACACGGGGATACCGTGCCGGTCGAACAAGCTCACCTGCATGAACATTACAAATCCATGACAAAAGAAACCGAGGAGCACCTGCGCGAGACGCTCCACGCGTACAAGAAATCGGAGATCGACGGGGACGAACTGACCTTCGAGCTCTCCAAGGTGCTTGGGGTGGATGACGCGCTGGTTGTGCACATCCTCGACGTTGTTTTTCCGGAGTTCAGGGCACTCGTTCCGGAATCTTCGCGTTCAACGCTCCGCAGCCACATGACGAGCGGCTGGTTCATGACTCTCGGAGCGATCTGGGAGAAAACAGCGCTTCCCATCCGTATGTTCTCAGTTGACCGGTGTTTCCGGCGCGAACAGGCTGAAGGGCCGACCCGTCTCATGACCTATCATTCGGCATCGTGTATCATTGCCGGAGAAAATGTCACCATTGAAGATGGTAAAGCCGTCAGCGAGGCACTCCTTTCCGCATTCGGGTACACTGATTTCCGGTTCCAGCCGGATGAGAAACGTTCCAAGTATTATATGCCGGATTCGCAGACCGAGGTCTATGCCCGCCACCCGGTACATGGCTGGGTTGAGGTGGCAACGTTTGGGATGTACTCCCCCTCAGCACTTGCCGAGTACGGTATCGGCGTACCGGTCATGAACCTCGGGTTAGGTGTAGAGCGACTCGCGATGATTGCGTACAATTCAAATGACGTCCGTCAACTCTGTTTCCCCCAGTTCTTCCCCCGACCCATTACTGACCGGGATATTGCCCGGGCGGTTCATGTACGGGAAGAACCGGCATCCCCGGAAGGAAAGCAGCTTGCAGCAGCAATTATCCGTGTCGCTACCGCAAATGGCGCCGCTGCCGGACCATGCTCATTCGATGCATGGGAAGGGACTCTTGGCGGAGTAGCGATAAAAGTGGCAGTAGAAGAGCCGGAATCCAATGCAAAGCTCTGCGGTCCCGCCTGCGCCAATGAAATATTCGTCCATGAAGGATCGATTCTGGGTGTGCCGGATGTTGAGAAGTGGAAACAGGCGCGGACAGAGGGAGTCTCAACCGGCATCAGCTACCTGAGCGCAGTTGCAGCGCTCGCCGCTGCCCGCATCGAAGAAGCTGCCCGGTGCGGGAAGGCCACCACGGTGCAGGTGAAGATGGCAAAACTCCCCAGTGACATTAACCTGAAGATCGAGGAGTTCGCAATGCGTGCAATAACAGATAATAACAAAAAAGTGGACGTAAGGGGCCCGGTATTCCTTTCCGTCAGTTCAACAATCAAAGAATAATTTTTTTTCTTGCTCTGGACAAATCCTCTTGCTCTTTTGGATTCTCTCACTTTTTTTGCGTTCATAAGTATTGATTATCTATCACGCTTTCAAGTCAGGGGGAGGATGGGGGTCGCGTGGGTACATTTGCACGGCCTAAACTCAACCCGTGACCCTGAATCTGCCACTCATTCCCGGCAGGTTAACGGCGTTGAGATCATTCCACAGGATCACGAAAACCGCAGGAGGTACTGATGGCAATTATCAAGTGTACCCACGCGACCCCCTCCATGCCCACTTGAATTCCGGACATATTTTATCCTGATTTACGTCGACGATTGGTGTTTTTTGTGCCGGGATCCACTGAGGGGGGTCACATGGGTACAGTTGGAATGCCGGGGTGACTCCCGAAACCCCGTGGGTCACGGTAGATGATGGAAACATTCCTGATCACCCCCTCCGGGAATCAATGCTCAAAATGGGGGTCTCGTACATATGTTAGAAATAGATAACATTAATATGAAATAGTGTTAGAAATAGATAACACACAGGACTGATAGAAATGAAACCCAGAAATCTCTACCGCATAATCATCGGAATACTAATGATCATCAGCGGTATCGCTTCCATGATCCTGACCGCGGGTGAAGCCATCATCGGGACTATCCTGCTTGTAGCAGGACTTGCCTTCCTTATCACGGGGATCACCCGGCACCGGCAATATGGGAATGAGCCGGAATCTGATGAGCGCTCAAAAAAGATCGGTGCATACGGGCTGTCCTATGCATGGCTCACCGGCCTGCTCTTTATGTTCTGCCTGTTCTGGCTGGATTA of the Methanomicrobiales archaeon HGW-Methanomicrobiales-1 genome contains:
- a CDS encoding O-phosphoserine--tRNA ligase; the protein is MRFNPEEWKRKSRENFEGAWHEGPSVVTPPGHAATYPCLTFKRAQAHPIFATINRLRETYLSLGFDEAENPVIIEEQDIYRQFGPEAMAVLDRVFYLGGLPRPNVGIARKQLDEINEILMSHRSPLAHGDTVPVEQAHLHEHYKSMTKETEEHLRETLHAYKKSEIDGDELTFELSKVLGVDDALVVHILDVVFPEFRALVPESSRSTLRSHMTSGWFMTLGAIWEKTALPIRMFSVDRCFRREQAEGPTRLMTYHSASCIIAGENVTIEDGKAVSEALLSAFGYTDFRFQPDEKRSKYYMPDSQTEVYARHPVHGWVEVATFGMYSPSALAEYGIGVPVMNLGLGVERLAMIAYNSNDVRQLCFPQFFPRPITDRDIARAVHVREEPASPEGKQLAAAIIRVATANGAAAGPCSFDAWEGTLGGVAIKVAVEEPESNAKLCGPACANEIFVHEGSILGVPDVEKWKQARTEGVSTGISYLSAVAALAAARIEEAARCGKATTVQVKMAKLPSDINLKIEEFAMRAITDNNKKVDVRGPVFLSVSSTIKE
- a CDS encoding arginine--tRNA ligase, which gives rise to MLLEKRILLERVLRESTGMEDVLLAEGGEHADLATTIAFALAKQKKQAPVKIAQDLVAELAKHPELTGIQVEAKGPYINFIFGKEYVSETIKAAVKPGYGSLEKKTTRVVLEHTSANPNGPLHVGHIRNSIIGDTLARAFRKAGYRLEVQYYVNDMGRQIAIVVWGFTHLDSTQQEGEKEDAHIARIYIAANREIEKDPEITQQVNELMQLVEKGDTPTVKKFRNEVSRCLDGFKVTMKNLNVAHDRFVWESDFIRNGYTEKIINRIRKLPQARQEETLALDLSEFGFENKYVIRRSDGTSVYAARDLAFHAWKGANFDRMIDVLGADHKLIGAQLQCTMKLLGEKVPEIVHFEFVSLPDGSMSTRAGKFISADDLITEINKRAFDEVTARRPELDEPARRAIAQSVGLAAVRYDIVKVSPEKSTVFDWKEALDFERQSGPYIQYSHARACSILEKAGPFEECYDLETPAEIALAKQIAKLPMVIERVIAELRPHILATYSRELADTFNSFYHFDPVLKSEGKVRDRRLTLVKAAQNTLKESLETLGIDAIRTM
- the twy1 gene encoding 4-demethylwyosine synthase TYW1, encoding MPSAPCNALRKQGYQFFSKTSGAALKPCMWCKRALMGGDMCYKHQFYGIDSHRCVQMTPTLRCNQRCLFCWRSYEEEMPEEKECSPETILAGLHKFQKKALAGYNSILDNTVTSEKWQEALDPKHVAISLSGEPTLYSQLPALIDLFNDKGYTTFLVSNGTNPDMLRRCHPYQMYVSLDAPDRETYIAVCRPEEDYWEQVNESLALLGTRRSAVRITLVKGLNDFSPEKYAAILQDSGASFVEVKGYMYLGYSRNRLARENMPAHEYVRSFAEKIAAACDYRFKDENILSRVVCLERIT